TGGGGTTGCAGGATATTGACCTCGCCATGTTCTTCTGACCTTGAGATTCTTAAGTCGTGGAAATAGATCCAGCATTCTTTTCGTTACTTGGGGTAAGAAAATAGATGTCGCCTTGCTGTCTGTGCCGACAATTGGTGGTTCAGGTGTAATACAAAAAACAACCTGCCCATCTGCTTTTTGATAGAAATAGTAATTCTTGGAGTTTTCAGCTGGTCTAAGATCCACGATCATTGGTTGGAAAAAATGTTGAACTGCGTCAGTAATACCACCTTCATGGCTGTCTGGGATAACAGGAATTTCTAATCCAACCATTTCTCCTATCTGCCTTGCATTATTTCCTGCTGCATTAATGATATAGTTACAAGAAAAACTATTTCCTCTGCTTGTTGAAACTACATACCCATTTACTTCTTTATGTATGTCTGTTACTTCTTCATTAAAAATATATGATGAGCCAAACTCCAAGCTTTTAAAATAAAAATAGTTGAGCGAAAGGTATGGAGATGCACTTCCGTCTTCAGGTGAAAATGTTGAACCTCTTAATCCTTCAGGATTTACACCGGGAGCCAATTCAA
This portion of the Candidatus Cloacimonadota bacterium genome encodes:
- a CDS encoding FAD-binding oxidoreductase, translating into MKTNFDVIVIGAGSVGVPIALYLAEEKFSVLVIESLASPGQGQNKKAIGGIRATHSDKAKIHISLESIDVFSTWKEKYGDDIEWQSNGYSFPAYTDEHENMLKELLKIQKSYGLNINWISPKEFLELAPGVNPEGLRGSTFSPEDGSASPYLSLNYFYFKSLEFGSSYIFNEEVTDIHKEVNGYVVSTSRGNSFSCNYIINAAGNNARQIGEMVGLEIPVIPDSHEGGITDAVQHFFQPMIVDLRPAENSKNYYFYQKADGQVVFCITPEPPIVGTDSKATSIFLPQVTKRMLDLFPRLKNLKVRRTWRGQYPATPDGFPILGTTKLDGFYLAVGMCGQGFMLGPGIGKLFARLLTNRLSNDDKDNLESLNLYRNFGAEEQFK